A genomic segment from Methanoplanus limicola DSM 2279 encodes:
- a CDS encoding methyl-accepting chemotaxis protein yields MVFKEFEKSVEGYISNKEIALIDVDGCEGEEKKYAQLFNRLIEAVGNNEKEYGKELREAERLQRRTGALLDFNPQGITVLAADKHRIHLNKEYERIWRGTYDELMAKKLYDFDITITAGADFYASYETKKNEVSDMEIKWPNGEVTYLRLFQTPILNNKGEIDVNYYIYQDLTEQVEKMNAIKKLEEQSKAIVRENPMPIILWNKDTTVREANKAFVKVSGFSEQEAKNLTNRDFRYISQAGKSVAETIETKKASHGEATIEFPAGIKTVERYNIPLLDENGMVDSVLTVYNDITLLREEINNSEKLQKRTEAFLKDNPQGITVLAGDKHRLDLNKEYERIWRGTYDELMAKKLYDFDITVTGGDDFYASYETKRKAVSDLEINWQNGEKTYLRLFQTPILDENGEIDVNYYIYQDLTEQTNELKEVQKLQKRADTFLKDNPQAITVLAPDKHRLDLNKEYERAWRGSYNELMAKKLYDFDITVTGDDFYASYETKRKAVSDLEIRWPDHTKSYLRLFQTPILDDDGNIDVNYYIYQDRTPEVSQSLYMDSEVKKVAADLEAIAQGRPEEMKLEVGEADQYTKEIRNQFLEITSSVGDVNESLAKLLTDIEALVKAGEDGKLDFRADTNKYQGAYIDMIEGVNNLLVTAAIPINESLKICDSFADADFTARFSDDIKVKGDFLRLKEALNNIGINVAENLKKSAEVTRQVAINSEEVGKGTNEVSKAAEAVANTSQKAADLTKDLLINIEDINRQIADLSASNEEIASTSQEVFNAANGVVEIGKEAQGLGNDANKKMGNVEKIAKESVNEINDLTEKVKEVSNVVKLINDITGQINLLALNAAIEAARAGEHGRGFAVVAGEVKNLAAEARAATDSIESVVSMVQTSSEKTAGAINNANNEIVEGVGSVTKALEALNTIIKNAGQVTTDIGEITRAIEDQANISNNVVRSVDSGTQKTKEVQREAEELAALAEEASASVEEIGSAIHEVSELVKDLDTANSRFKY; encoded by the coding sequence ATGGTGTTTAAAGAATTTGAAAAAAGCGTTGAAGGGTATATCAGCAATAAAGAAATTGCCCTGATTGACGTGGACGGATGCGAAGGTGAAGAGAAGAAATACGCTCAGCTCTTCAACAGACTGATAGAAGCTGTCGGAAATAATGAAAAGGAATACGGAAAAGAACTGAGGGAAGCTGAAAGACTTCAGAGGCGTACGGGGGCCCTTCTGGATTTCAACCCGCAGGGAATAACCGTCCTTGCTGCCGACAAGCACAGAATCCACCTAAACAAAGAGTACGAACGTATCTGGCGGGGAACATATGACGAACTGATGGCAAAGAAGCTCTACGACTTTGATATAACCATCACAGCCGGAGCAGATTTCTATGCATCATATGAGACAAAAAAGAATGAAGTCTCAGATATGGAGATTAAATGGCCAAACGGAGAGGTAACGTACTTAAGACTCTTCCAGACACCTATTCTCAACAATAAAGGTGAGATCGATGTCAATTATTACATCTACCAGGACTTAACCGAACAGGTTGAGAAGATGAATGCCATCAAAAAACTGGAGGAGCAGTCAAAGGCAATAGTCCGGGAAAACCCTATGCCAATCATCCTCTGGAATAAGGATACGACAGTCAGAGAGGCAAATAAGGCATTCGTCAAGGTCAGCGGTTTTTCAGAGCAGGAAGCAAAGAATCTTACCAACCGGGATTTCAGGTACATAAGCCAGGCAGGAAAATCAGTTGCAGAGACGATTGAGACAAAGAAGGCAAGCCACGGCGAAGCCACAATAGAGTTCCCTGCCGGAATTAAGACTGTTGAGAGATACAATATTCCGCTTCTGGATGAAAACGGCATGGTTGACTCTGTTTTAACGGTTTACAACGATATAACACTGCTAAGGGAAGAGATCAACAACTCGGAAAAACTTCAGAAACGTACAGAGGCATTCTTAAAGGACAACCCACAGGGAATAACCGTTCTTGCGGGTGACAAGCACAGGCTTGACCTGAATAAAGAGTATGAACGGATATGGCGTGGAACATACGATGAACTGATGGCAAAGAAGCTCTATGACTTTGACATTACAGTTACAGGCGGAGACGACTTCTATGCATCATATGAGACAAAGAGAAAAGCCGTATCAGATCTTGAAATAAACTGGCAGAACGGAGAGAAGACATATCTCAGGCTGTTCCAGACTCCTATTCTTGACGAGAACGGTGAAATTGATGTAAATTATTACATCTACCAGGACCTGACCGAACAGACAAATGAATTAAAGGAAGTTCAGAAATTACAGAAACGTGCTGATACCTTCTTAAAAGACAATCCACAGGCAATAACCGTTCTTGCGCCTGACAAACACAGGCTTGACTTAAATAAGGAATATGAAAGAGCATGGCGTGGAAGTTATAACGAACTGATGGCAAAGAAACTCTATGACTTTGATATTACAGTTACGGGCGATGACTTCTATGCCTCATATGAGACAAAGAGAAAGGCAGTATCTGACCTTGAGATCAGATGGCCGGACCATACAAAATCATATCTCAGGCTCTTCCAGACTCCGATTCTCGATGATGACGGCAATATTGATGTGAACTACTACATCTACCAGGACAGAACCCCCGAGGTGTCACAGAGTCTTTACATGGACAGTGAGGTAAAGAAAGTTGCAGCTGACCTTGAAGCCATTGCACAGGGAAGGCCGGAGGAGATGAAACTTGAGGTTGGCGAGGCTGATCAGTATACAAAAGAGATCAGAAACCAGTTCCTTGAGATTACATCATCAGTCGGAGATGTAAACGAAAGTCTTGCCAAACTTCTGACCGACATTGAAGCTCTTGTTAAAGCAGGAGAAGATGGAAAACTCGACTTCAGGGCAGATACGAACAAATACCAGGGAGCATATATCGACATGATCGAAGGAGTAAACAACCTCCTTGTCACAGCTGCCATACCAATCAACGAATCCCTGAAAATATGTGACAGCTTTGCAGATGCAGACTTTACGGCAAGGTTCTCTGACGATATAAAGGTTAAAGGAGATTTCCTCAGGCTCAAAGAGGCCCTTAACAACATCGGAATAAATGTTGCTGAGAATTTAAAGAAATCAGCTGAAGTTACAAGACAGGTGGCAATAAACTCAGAAGAGGTAGGGAAAGGGACGAACGAAGTCTCAAAGGCAGCAGAGGCTGTTGCAAACACAAGCCAGAAGGCAGCAGACCTGACAAAAGACCTGCTGATTAATATTGAGGATATAAACCGGCAGATTGCCGACCTCTCAGCATCAAACGAGGAGATTGCAAGCACCTCACAGGAAGTTTTCAATGCTGCAAATGGTGTTGTTGAGATAGGCAAAGAGGCACAGGGACTTGGCAATGATGCAAACAAAAAGATGGGCAATGTCGAAAAAATTGCAAAAGAGAGTGTCAATGAGATAAACGACCTGACCGAGAAGGTAAAGGAGGTCAGCAATGTCGTTAAGCTCATAAATGACATAACAGGCCAGATTAACCTCCTTGCACTCAATGCCGCCATTGAAGCAGCACGTGCCGGAGAACACGGGCGTGGATTTGCAGTAGTCGCCGGAGAGGTCAAGAACCTTGCGGCAGAGGCAAGAGCCGCAACCGATTCAATAGAGAGCGTGGTTTCCATGGTGCAGACGAGCAGTGAGAAGACTGCCGGTGCAATCAACAATGCCAACAATGAGATAGTAGAGGGTGTAGGAAGTGTCACAAAAGCGCTTGAGGCACTCAATACCATCATTAAGAATGCCGGACAGGTCACAACCGACATAGGCGAGATCACAAGGGCCATTGAGGATCAGGCAAACATCTCAAACAATGTCGTCAGATCAGTTGACAGCGGAACCCAGAAGACAAAGGAAGTTCAGAGAGAGGCAGAGGAACTCGCAGCACTCGCAGAAGAGGCAAGTGCATCCGTTGAGGAGATCGGAAGTGCAATCCATGAAGTCAGTGAACTTGTAAAGGACCTCGACACTGCCAATTCCAGATTTAAGTACTGA
- a CDS encoding chemotaxis protein CheW, with protein MSEMKDVVQFEIGGVQYALDIHISREIVEMMPITPVPRAPAHIAGIINLRGEITNILNLNCLMGLPPGNEAENRKIIVLVPEAANGSNVGLIVDDVQSVLQISSDDIDQMDETMSREAYVKGIIKLGKNGDDNKELVIWIDIAKILEDTLVEN; from the coding sequence ATGTCTGAAATGAAAGATGTTGTTCAGTTCGAGATTGGAGGGGTGCAGTATGCACTTGACATCCACATCTCACGTGAAATTGTTGAGATGATGCCGATTACTCCGGTACCAAGAGCACCGGCACATATTGCAGGCATCATAAACCTGAGGGGAGAGATTACCAATATCTTAAACCTCAACTGTTTAATGGGCCTCCCTCCCGGAAATGAGGCAGAAAACAGAAAGATTATCGTTCTTGTACCGGAAGCTGCAAACGGGTCCAATGTCGGCCTTATTGTCGATGATGTCCAGAGCGTCCTTCAGATATCCTCAGATGACATAGACCAGATGGACGAGACGATGTCAAGGGAAGCATATGTCAAAGGCATTATAAAACTGGGAAAGAACGGGGATGATAACAAAGAACTTGTAATCTGGATTGACATCGCCAAAATACTTGAAGACACCCTCGTTGAGAACTGA